Proteins from a genomic interval of Chanodichthys erythropterus isolate Z2021 chromosome 8, ASM2448905v1, whole genome shotgun sequence:
- the LOC137025084 gene encoding oocyte zinc finger protein XlCOF6-like translates to MEFIKEESEEMKIEETINVKQEDTEEQTDLLALKEESQEINEIEEKKHPDFITGEKSFSCSETEKTSTQKRAQKTAARRLIICEQCGKSFKKTGNLKIHMRIHTGEKPYTCQQCGKSFDQHGNLKVHMRIHTGEKPFACNQCGKSFTHKGTLHAHMSLHTGESPYTCEVCGKTLVRKENLMAHMRVHTGEKPFSCGECGRCFARKETLTQHTIIHLRQNFICQQCGLSFTDKKHLKSHVITHIGQKPFMCHHCGKTCSNTANLKSHMIIHTGEKPYSCQQCGKSFPRKESLKGHMRLHTGEKPYSCPQCGKSFTHKGTRYTHMRTHWREALPVV, encoded by the exons atggagtttattaaagaggagagtgaagaaatgaagattgaagaaacaatCAATGTGAAACAAGAAGACACTGAAGAACAAACAG ACCTGCTGGCACTGAAAGAGGAGAGTCAAGAAATCAATGAAATTGAAGAAAAGAAACATCCTGATTTCATAACTGGAGAAAAATCTTTCAGTTGCTCAGAGACTGAAAAGACTTCCACAcaaaaaagagctcaaaagaccGCAGCTAGAAGACTAATCATCTGcgaacagtgtggaaagagtttcaaaaaAACTGGAAATCTTAaaatccacatgagaattcacaccggagagaagccttacacctgccaacagtgtggaaagagtttcgaTCAACATGGAAACCtcaaagtccacatgagaattcacactggagagaagccgttcgcATGtaatcagtgtggaaagagtttcacacataaAGGAACCCTTCATGCTCACATGAGTCTTCATACTGGAGAGAGCCCTTACACCTGCGAAGTGTGTGGAAAGACTTTGGTTCGCAAAGAAAATCTAATGgctcacatgagagttcacactggagagaagcctttctcGTGTGGGGAGTGTGGAAGATGTTTCGCACGTAAAGAAACCCTTACTCAGCACACGATAATTCACTTAAGGCAGAACTTTATTTGTCAACAGTGTGGACTGAGTTTTACAGACAAGAAACACCTCAAGAGCCATGTAATAACTCACATCGGACAGAAGCCTTTTATGTGCCATCACTGTGGAAAGACTTGCTCGAACACAGCAAACCTCAAGTCTCACATGataattcacactggagagaagccttactcctgccaacagtgtggaaagagcttcCCACGAAAAGAAAGTCTTAAGGGTCACATGAgacttcacactggagagaagccttactcctgccctcagtgtggaaagagcttcacACATAAAGGAACCCGTTATACCCACATGAGAACTCACTGGAGAGAGGCCTTACCTGTAGTGTGA
- the LOC137025083 gene encoding E3 ubiquitin/ISG15 ligase TRIM25-like isoform X1, whose product MAEARISQDEFMCSVCLDLLKDPVAIPCGHSYCKICITGRWDQEDQMRVYSCPQCRQTFSPRPALAKNTILAEMMEKLKKTKLPADCYAGAGDVQCDVCTGRKHKAVKSCLVCLESYCQTHFDRHEEFHSRKPHKVTEATGRLQEMICHQHDKLLEIFCHTDQKYLCVFCMMDEHKNHDTVLAAAQRTEKQSSAAVEDSERIFIEKQTCSQVPAVKSKSSLKSLRSISSHKSLRSKSSLKSLRSKSSQGYVKSQIFETFQSLSAPPESTDVNDKLKEPKKISGRVTFVNIVPWTRSNFLQYSHQLTLDLNTVNEDLCLSEWNRVITFTNTVQRYPDHPDRFNYWSQVLCRESVCGCCYWEIEWSGDVSISVSYKSISRKGSGGECLFGRNDQSWSLICSPSRYSFWHNNIETELPVKPISRRIGVCVDHSAGALSFYNIYRNIMNLIHTVQTTFTKPLYPGFGVGYKSSVKLC is encoded by the exons ATGGCAGAAGCCAGAATTTCTCAGGATGAGTTCATGTGTTCAGTGTGTCTGGATCTCCTGAAGGATCCAGTGGCCATTCCCtgtggacacagttactgtaAGATCTGTATTACAGGCCGCTGGGATCAGGAGGATCAGATGAGAGTCTACAGCTGCCCTCAGTGCAGACAGACCTTCAGTCCAAGACCTGCTTTAGCTAAAAACACCATTCTGGCTGAaatgatggagaaactgaagaaGACTAAACTTCCTGCTGACTGTTACGCTGGAGCTGGAGATGTGCAGTGTGACGTCTGTACTGGAAGAAAACACAAAGCCGTCAAGTCCTGTCTGGTGTGTCTGGAGTCTTACTGTCAAACTCATTTTGACCGTCATGAGGAATTTCACTCACGTAAGCCACATAAAGTGACTGAAGCCACTGGACGACTGCAGGAGATGATCTGCCACCAACATGATAAACTCCTTGAGATTTTCTGCCACACCGATCAGAAGTATTTATGTGTGTTTTGTATGATGGATGAACATAAAAACCACGACACTGTATTAGCTGCAGCacagaggacagagaaacag AGCTCTGCAGCAGTGGAGGACAGTGAGAGGATCTTCATTGAGAAACAGACATGTTCACAAGTCCCTGCggtcaagtccaagtcaagtctcaagtctttgaggTCCATTTCAAGTCACAAGTCTTTaaggtccaagtcaagtctcaagtctctgaggtccaagtcaagtcaaggCTACGTCAAGTCTCAAATCTTTGAG aCTTTCCAGTCTCTCTCAGCTCCTCCTGAATCTACAGATGTGAATGACAAACTCAAGGAGCCGAAGAAGATCTCTGGCAGAG TCACTTTTGTCAACATTGTTCCCTGGACCAGGAGCAACTTCCTACAAT attcccatcaGCTCACTCTGGATCTAAACACAGTGAATGAAGACCTATGTCTGTCTGAGTGGAACAGAGTGATTACATTCACTAACACAGTCCAGcggtatcctgatcatccagacagatttaATTATTGGTctcaggtgttgtgtagagagagtgtgtgtggatgttgttactgggagattgagtggagtGGTGATGtgtctatatcagtgtcatataagagcatcagcaggaagggatcaggtggtgagtgtttgtttggacgtaatgatcagtcctggagtttgaTCTGCTCTCCCTCCAGATACTCATTCTGGCACAATAACATAGAGACCGAACTCCCAGTAAAGCCCATCAGCAGGAGAATAGGAGTGTgtgtggatcacagtgcaggagCTCTGTCTTTCTACAACATCTACAGAAACATAATGAacctcatccacacagtccagaccacattcactaAACCGCTCTATCCTGGGTTTGGTGTTGGTTATAAATCCTCAGTGAAACTGTGTTGA
- the LOC137025083 gene encoding E3 ubiquitin/ISG15 ligase TRIM25-like isoform X2, with the protein MAEARISQDEFMCSVCLDLLKDPVAIPCGHSYCKICITGRWDQEDQMRVYSCPQCRQTFSPRPALAKNTILAEMMEKLKKTKLPADCYAGAGDVQCDVCTGRKHKAVKSCLVCLESYCQTHFDRHEEFHSRKPHKVTEATGRLQEMICHQHDKLLEIFCHTDQKYLCVFCMMDEHKNHDTVLAAAQRTEKQTFQSLSAPPESTDVNDKLKEPKKISGRVTFVNIVPWTRSNFLQYSHQLTLDLNTVNEDLCLSEWNRVITFTNTVQRYPDHPDRFNYWSQVLCRESVCGCCYWEIEWSGDVSISVSYKSISRKGSGGECLFGRNDQSWSLICSPSRYSFWHNNIETELPVKPISRRIGVCVDHSAGALSFYNIYRNIMNLIHTVQTTFTKPLYPGFGVGYKSSVKLC; encoded by the exons ATGGCAGAAGCCAGAATTTCTCAGGATGAGTTCATGTGTTCAGTGTGTCTGGATCTCCTGAAGGATCCAGTGGCCATTCCCtgtggacacagttactgtaAGATCTGTATTACAGGCCGCTGGGATCAGGAGGATCAGATGAGAGTCTACAGCTGCCCTCAGTGCAGACAGACCTTCAGTCCAAGACCTGCTTTAGCTAAAAACACCATTCTGGCTGAaatgatggagaaactgaagaaGACTAAACTTCCTGCTGACTGTTACGCTGGAGCTGGAGATGTGCAGTGTGACGTCTGTACTGGAAGAAAACACAAAGCCGTCAAGTCCTGTCTGGTGTGTCTGGAGTCTTACTGTCAAACTCATTTTGACCGTCATGAGGAATTTCACTCACGTAAGCCACATAAAGTGACTGAAGCCACTGGACGACTGCAGGAGATGATCTGCCACCAACATGATAAACTCCTTGAGATTTTCTGCCACACCGATCAGAAGTATTTATGTGTGTTTTGTATGATGGATGAACATAAAAACCACGACACTGTATTAGCTGCAGCacagaggacagagaaacag aCTTTCCAGTCTCTCTCAGCTCCTCCTGAATCTACAGATGTGAATGACAAACTCAAGGAGCCGAAGAAGATCTCTGGCAGAG TCACTTTTGTCAACATTGTTCCCTGGACCAGGAGCAACTTCCTACAAT attcccatcaGCTCACTCTGGATCTAAACACAGTGAATGAAGACCTATGTCTGTCTGAGTGGAACAGAGTGATTACATTCACTAACACAGTCCAGcggtatcctgatcatccagacagatttaATTATTGGTctcaggtgttgtgtagagagagtgtgtgtggatgttgttactgggagattgagtggagtGGTGATGtgtctatatcagtgtcatataagagcatcagcaggaagggatcaggtggtgagtgtttgtttggacgtaatgatcagtcctggagtttgaTCTGCTCTCCCTCCAGATACTCATTCTGGCACAATAACATAGAGACCGAACTCCCAGTAAAGCCCATCAGCAGGAGAATAGGAGTGTgtgtggatcacagtgcaggagCTCTGTCTTTCTACAACATCTACAGAAACATAATGAacctcatccacacagtccagaccacattcactaAACCGCTCTATCCTGGGTTTGGTGTTGGTTATAAATCCTCAGTGAAACTGTGTTGA